The genomic stretch GCCCGCAGCCCGGCCCGGAGCGCAGCGGAGGGACACGCCCGAATCCCGCTCTTTCGCTGTTGATGTAAGCGTCTCCGCGTAAGACAACCATCCGCCCGGCACCGATGCCGCGCGGACGATCAAAACACCGCCCCACCACGCCAGAACCGAAAGAAGACTCCCGGATGGATGCGCTGCTGTTGCTGAAGGCCGCGGTCATGGGCCTCGTGGAGGGAGCCACCGAGTTCCTTCCCGTCTCGTCCACGGGCCACCTGATCGTGGCCGCCGACTGGCTGGGCTTTCACAGCTACAAGAACGCCGAAACATTCGAGGTGTTCATTCAGTTGGGCGCCATCCTGGCGGTGGTGTGGCTGTACCGCGCCAAGGTGTTCGGCGTGCTGGCCGCCGCGCCGCGCGACCGCAACGCCCGCCAGCTCGTCATCAACCTGATGATCGCCTTTCTGCCGGCGGCCGTCGTGGGCTTTCTGGCGCGCGACTTCATCAAGGAAGTGCTCTTCAACCCGTTCACCGTCGCCGTCGCCCTCGTGGTCGGCGGCATCCTGATCCTGGTGATCGAGCGCTGGGTGGCGGGAAGGGCCGCGCGCACGGAATCGGTGGACGACATCCGCCCGCCCACGGCGCTGGGCGTGGGCATCGCGCAGTTGGCCGCGCTGGTCCCCGGCGTGTCGCGCTCGGGCGCGACGATCATGGGCGGCCTGTCGCTGGGCCTGTCGCGCGTGGCGGCCACGGAGTTCTCGTTCTTTCTGTCCATTCCCATCATGGTGGCCGCCAGCGGCTACGACCTGTGGAAGGCGCGCGACCTGATGGGGGCGGCCGACGCGCCGGTGTTCGCGGTGGGCTTCATCGTCAGCTTCCTGTCGGCGATGGTGGTGATCCGCGCGCTGATCAAGTTTGTTTCCAGCAACACCTTCATTCCGTTCGCGTGGTACCGCATCGTGTTCGGCCTGCTGCTCATCGGCCTGTACTGGAACCGCTGACCTGACCACGGCGCGCCCGCCGGGGGCGCGCCGCCCCATCCCGACGGACCGACCCGCCC from Longimicrobium terrae encodes the following:
- a CDS encoding undecaprenyl-diphosphate phosphatase; amino-acid sequence: MDALLLLKAAVMGLVEGATEFLPVSSTGHLIVAADWLGFHSYKNAETFEVFIQLGAILAVVWLYRAKVFGVLAAAPRDRNARQLVINLMIAFLPAAVVGFLARDFIKEVLFNPFTVAVALVVGGILILVIERWVAGRAARTESVDDIRPPTALGVGIAQLAALVPGVSRSGATIMGGLSLGLSRVAATEFSFFLSIPIMVAASGYDLWKARDLMGAADAPVFAVGFIVSFLSAMVVIRALIKFVSSNTFIPFAWYRIVFGLLLIGLYWNR